In Chlamydia serpentis, the following are encoded in one genomic region:
- the glgB gene encoding 1,4-alpha-glucan branching protein GlgB produces the protein MVDRLINPWDLDLLVSGKQKDPHKLLGILPDKDCSDRIILFRPGARRVAVEFLGEHYNATPHHSGLFSLSVPKGTRHRDYRVYHQNGLLAHDPYAFPPMWGEVDSFLFHKGTHYRIYERMGAIPIEFHGISGVLFVLWAPHAQRVSVVGDFNFWHGLVNPLRKVSDKGIWELFVPGLEEGSRYKWEIVTKTGSLIIKTDPYGKSFGPPPQSVAIVADSHNYSWNDRNWIEQRAKQNEKPILIYEVHFGSWQWHEGRPLSYSEMAHRLARYCKEMHYTHVELLPITEHPLNESWGYQVTGYYAPTSRYGSFHEFQYFVDYLHQEHIGVILDWVPGHFPIDDFALASFDGEPLYEYTGYSELLHPHWNTLTFDYSRNEVSNFLIGSALFWLDKMHIDGLRVDAVASMLYLDYGRQQGEWTPNIHGGKENLASIEFLKHLNSIIHKEYPGVLTFAEESTAFPGVTKNVDCGGLGFDYKWNLGWMHDTFHYFAKDPIYRAYHQKDLTFSLWYAFDESFILPLSHDEVVHGKGSLIKKLPGDSWTQFAQMRLLLSYQICLPGKKLLFMGGEFGQYREWSPDRPLDWELLDLDYHRTLQRCIAELNALYITQRCLWIGENSRDCFAWIDFNDEVNNVIAYYRFAAGDHSSALLCVHHFSAVNFPSYILRCEHLNRCELLFNTDDEAFGGSGQGRRLPVICQDNGIPWGLDIELPPLATLIYAVTFL, from the coding sequence ATGGTTGATAGATTGATCAATCCTTGGGATCTTGATCTGCTAGTGTCTGGAAAGCAGAAGGATCCTCACAAACTTTTAGGAATCCTTCCAGATAAAGATTGTTCCGATCGCATTATTCTTTTCCGCCCAGGGGCCAGAAGGGTTGCTGTTGAGTTTTTGGGAGAGCATTATAACGCTACTCCTCATCATTCAGGACTTTTTTCTTTATCTGTTCCTAAGGGAACCAGACACAGAGATTACCGTGTTTATCATCAGAATGGTCTTTTAGCGCATGATCCTTATGCATTTCCCCCTATGTGGGGAGAAGTCGACTCTTTCTTATTTCATAAGGGAACGCATTATCGCATTTATGAACGTATGGGGGCAATTCCTATAGAATTTCATGGCATCTCTGGTGTGCTCTTCGTACTTTGGGCTCCTCATGCACAGAGGGTATCTGTAGTTGGAGATTTCAATTTTTGGCATGGACTTGTCAATCCTTTACGTAAGGTTTCTGATAAAGGAATTTGGGAACTTTTTGTTCCAGGTTTAGAAGAAGGAAGCCGATATAAGTGGGAGATTGTTACGAAAACGGGGAGTCTAATCATAAAAACAGACCCCTATGGAAAGAGTTTTGGTCCTCCACCTCAAAGTGTTGCTATTGTTGCTGATAGTCATAACTATTCTTGGAATGATCGTAACTGGATCGAACAGCGTGCTAAGCAAAATGAAAAACCTATCTTGATCTATGAAGTGCACTTTGGTTCTTGGCAATGGCATGAAGGCAGGCCTTTAAGTTATAGTGAAATGGCGCATCGTCTTGCCAGGTATTGCAAGGAGATGCATTATACCCATGTAGAACTTCTTCCTATTACTGAACATCCTTTAAATGAGTCTTGGGGATATCAAGTAACAGGATATTATGCTCCGACATCAAGATACGGTTCTTTTCATGAATTTCAGTATTTTGTTGATTATTTACACCAAGAACATATCGGAGTGATTTTAGATTGGGTTCCAGGGCATTTTCCTATAGATGATTTTGCTCTTGCCTCTTTTGATGGAGAGCCACTTTATGAGTATACAGGTTATAGTGAGCTTCTTCATCCTCATTGGAATACACTTACCTTTGACTATAGTCGTAATGAAGTTTCCAACTTTTTAATAGGAAGTGCTTTATTTTGGCTCGATAAAATGCATATCGATGGATTGCGTGTGGATGCTGTAGCTTCGATGCTTTACCTTGATTATGGTCGTCAGCAGGGAGAATGGACTCCAAATATTCATGGAGGAAAGGAAAACCTTGCATCTATAGAATTTCTAAAACATCTGAACTCTATAATTCATAAGGAATATCCTGGGGTGTTGACCTTTGCAGAAGAGTCTACAGCATTCCCAGGGGTTACTAAGAATGTAGATTGTGGTGGGCTTGGGTTTGATTATAAATGGAATTTAGGTTGGATGCACGATACGTTCCATTACTTTGCAAAAGATCCGATTTATCGTGCCTACCATCAAAAAGATCTTACTTTTAGTCTATGGTATGCCTTCGATGAATCTTTTATTCTTCCTTTATCACATGATGAGGTAGTCCATGGTAAAGGAAGTCTAATTAAGAAGTTGCCTGGAGATTCCTGGACTCAGTTCGCTCAGATGAGATTGTTACTCAGTTACCAAATCTGCCTACCCGGAAAGAAATTGCTCTTTATGGGAGGAGAATTTGGCCAATACAGAGAGTGGTCTCCTGATCGTCCTTTAGACTGGGAACTTTTAGACCTCGATTATCATAGAACTTTGCAGCGCTGTATTGCTGAATTGAATGCTTTGTATATTACTCAACGTTGCCTATGGATAGGAGAGAACTCTAGAGATTGTTTTGCTTGGATAGACTTTAATGACGAAGTAAACAATGTAATTGCTTATTACAGATTTGCTGCTGGGGATCACTCTTCAGCGCTTCTTTGTGTGCATCATTTTAGTGCCGTAAACTTTCCTTCCTATATTTTAAGATGTGAACACTTAAATCGTTGTGAGCTCCTTTTCAATACTGATGATGAGGCTTTCGGAGGTTCGGGGCAAGGAAGACGTTTGCCTGTGATTTGTCAAGATAACGGTATCCCCTGGGGTCTTGATATAGAGCTCCCTCCTCTAGCTACCCTTATTTATGCTGTGACTTTTCTTTAG